GCAGTGCCAATCCAGTCTTTCATAATGCTGTACAGGTTTTGTGCGCCTTCATAACCCGGACGTGGTTCGAAGAATGCATAGTTGAGTTTGTCGCCTTCAATTTGCTCGGGGCTCCAAATCACATCCATGGCATCACTTTCGTTCACTTTGTAACGCAGCTGGTTGATGTACCAATCGATACCCAGCAGGCTATAGTTAATGACCCGCACATCACGACGAATACCCATTACTTCTTGTGCATACCACAACGGATACGTATCGTTATCTCCAAAGCTGAAGAGGATGGCATTGGGGGCACAACTGTTGAGGTAATCCACCGCCAAATCTGGCGCCATGGTTTTGTTGCTCCGGTCATGATCGTCCCACTCTTGTGCTGCCATCCACAATGGTGCTGCCAGCAAAGTGATGGCGATGGCACCAGTGGCCATGGTCTTTTCTGATTTCAAGGCTTTTACCAGATAGAAAATACCCGCTACAACTGCTGTGCCAAACACACCCAATAAGGCAACTCCTACAAAGGCTTTACCATCACTGGTTCCTATTGATGCACTCATAGCAGCCACGAGATAAATAACACCGGCACCAATCAATATTTTCTGTAATAGTTTCTGCGCATTTTCTTTTGCCAGCAATACAAAGGCTGGCACTGCCAAACCAATCCACACTGCAAACGCATAGAAGCTACCCACATATGCATAGTCACGTTCACGTGGCTGATTGCCCGCCTGGTTGAGGTACACTACAATAGCCATTCCGGTAAAGAAGAACAACAGTCCGTTTACCAAAAAGTCTTTGCGGTGACGATAGTATTGGAAGAATAAACCAAACAAACCCAGAATGAGCGGTAAGCCCAGCAGTTTGTTGTTAGCCTTATTGTTTTTGATGGTTTCGGGCATGGCGCTTTGCGGGCCATAAATCAAATCATCAATGAAAGAGATACCGGTAATCCAGTTGCCGTCCCGAACGTTGCTGGCATACACACCCTGAATATCGTTTTGCTTACCCGCAAAATTCCACATGAAATAGCGCAGGTACATCCAGTAGGTTTGATAACCAACGAAGAAGCGGATGTTATCGGCAAAAGTGGGGCGGCGTTCGTAGGGGCCGGTTTCGGGGTTCTGCATTTTCGGATCATCGGTGCGGCCAATACCCAGCACATCGGCATAGTAGTTGGCATGCTGCTGATCGTTGCTGCGGTCCCACACACGGGGGAAGAACATCATATCAGCCGGGTCGTACACTTCTTTTACATCATTACCCAGCTCAATGTATTTGTCTTTGCTTTTCTGATACCGCATGGCACCTTCTTCGCGGCTGGTGTTGCGGCTTTGTGCAGTAAACACTTGTCCGTATACCAACGGAAAATCGCCATACTGCTCACGACCCAAGTAGCCCACCAAACTCATAGGGTTGTCTACATTGTACATGTCCACACCGGGGTCGGCGCTGGAGCGAATCATGGTGGTGAGGTAAGAAGAATATCCAATGAGCATGAAGGTGAGGCACCACAAACCCAAACGCAGATAGTACCAGCCTTTTTTGGCAGCCATGCGCAAGCCAAACCAAATAGCCACCGCCAGCAATACAAAGAAGGTAGTGAAGCCACTGAAGAAAGGCAGGCCAAAATCATTAACAAACAAAATATCGAAATGTCCAGCGCCTTTGATGCTGTACTGAATCACAAACTTTTGTACCACACCAGTAATAACGCAACCAATCACAAATGCCCAGAATGTGCCCCACTTGGTAACGGTGTACCGCTTGAAGTAATAAATCATCACAATGGCGGGGATGGTCAACAGGTTGAGCAGGTGAACGCCAATGCTGAGGCCCATCATGAAGAAGATGAACACAATCCAACGGTCGGCATTGCTATGGCCGGTGCCTGCATCGGTGCGGGCATCTTTATCTACCTGATGCTCCCACTTGAGCATGGCCCAAAATACCAATGCGGTAAAAAATGAACTCAACGCATATACTTCGCCTTCTACGGCGCTATACCAAAATGAATCGCTGAAAGTATAGGCCAACGCACCTACTACACCAGCACCCATAATAGTGAGGGCTTGTGGTTGGGTAATGGTTTCCACCACGGGATTTACCAGTTTGCGGGCAAAGTGCGTAATGGTCCAAAACAGGAAGAGAATGGTAAAGCTGCTGGCCAGAGCACTCATGATGTTGACAGCTTTGGCGGCAGTAGCCGGATCATCGCCAAACAGCACAATGAAAAAACGGCCGATGAGTACAAACATGGGGGCACCCGGCGGGTGTGGAATTTGCAACTTGAAACAGCTGGCTACAAACTCACCGCAATCCCACAGGCTGCCGTTTTTTTCGGCAGTCATAATGTACACGGCACTGGCAATGAGGAACACGATCCAACCTACAACGTTGTTCAACCGGTTAAACTTCATATCAATTCAGATTAGCATTTACAGCCCGGGCATACCTCGGGCTGCTCGTTGGTTTTAAAGTGGTGGCGAATATAGTTAATGGCCGCTATGGCGAATACATATTTACCCACCGTTGGGCGTTAAAATTCAATAGAAAGCATATTGATGCAAAACCGCCTGTAAACAAGTCGGTTTTCCGTGGCAATTAGTCGCAATTGCAGGGCCACTCCTGCCCCAGGTCAATCACTGTTACCACGGTTACTTCATCGGCACAAGGAGCAAAAATGATGCGGACCCGCTGGCCATCGTTGGTTCGGCCTTCCACGGCATATTTACGGTTGCAATCGCTACGGTTGCCAATGTCGCTTTTCTTGTAGTTGATGTCGCCATTACGCAAAATGTCTTTTACCTCGGCCTGCGTAATGTGGCGGCACTCCATGCGGCAGCGGGCATGCTTGCTGTAGTTGATTTGTGAAGGATTACGGTTGAGGCCCCGCTGGTCGCTGTTGGATGTATTGCGGGTCGTTTCTTTTCGGGTGGTGGGCCTTGGATCGGTGCCGTTGGGGTTGCACTGGCGCACTACCAGCCAGGCAATGCCCAGCAGCACCAGCGCCAGCACCGGCGCAAAACGATTGGCTTTCTTTCGGGTAACAGACATGCTGCAAAATATGGCTGATTTCTGATGTCAGATGTCTGATTTTTACCACAGAGGACATGGAGGTTTACACAGAGAAGCGCAGAGGATTGTTGAAGGCTTCGTTAAGCTTTGACCTTTCTGCCTTTTGCCCTAAGCCTTTTGCTTTCTGCTTTAAGCCTTTTGCTTTCATCCGCTTACCTTTGCCGCCCTTATGCTGGCAGCTACCAAAAAGAAGACCGTTGCTTTTCACACCCTCGGGTGTAAGCTCAACTTTTCGGAAACCTCCACCCTCAGCCGTCAACTTGAAGCCGACGGTTTTGAGAAGCGGGAGTTTACCGATGTGGCCGACGTGTACGTGATCAACACCTGCAGCGTAACCGACAATGCCGATAAAGAATGCCGGCAACTGGTGCGCCGCATACAGCGCAAAGCTCCCGAAAGCCTGGTGGTGATTACCGGCTGCTACGCCCAGCTCAAGCCCAAAGAAATAGCCGACATACCCGGCGTTGATTTGGTTCTGGGTGCTGCCGAAAAATTCAACATTACCAAACACATAGCCGAACTGAGCAAGGGCGACAGCACCCGCATCAGCAGCTGCGATATTGAGGCCGTGAGCGGCTTCAACAGCAGCTGGAGCCAGGGCGACCGTACCCGTACTTTTTTAAAAGTGCAGGACGGCTGCGATTACAGCTGTAGTTTTTGCACCATCCCCATGGCCCGGGGCAAAAGCCGCAGCGACAATGTGGCTAACGTGGTAGCCAATGCCGAAAAGCTGGCTGCCGAAGGCGTAAAAGAAATTGTACTAACCGGTGTCAACCTCGGCGACTTTGGCAAAGGCCCCGATGGCAACCTCAAATACGAAGAAAACTTCTTCGACCTGGTAAAAGCGCTGGATAAGGTGGAAGGCATCAGCCGCTACCGCATCAGCAGCATTGAGCCCAACCTGCTTACCGACGAGATCATTGATTATGTAGCACAAAGCCGTGCATTCATGCCGCATTTTCATATACCCCTACAAAGCGGCAGCGATACCATTTTGGGTATGATGCGCCGCCGCTACAAACGCCAGCTGTATGCCGACCGTGTGACCCGCATCAAACAGCTGATGCCCCACTGCGCCATTGGTGTGGATGTGATTGTGGGCTTCCCCGGCGAAACAGATGCGCATTTTAAAGAGACTTTCGACTTTTTGCACAGCCTCGATGTAAGTTACCTGCACGTATTTACGTACAGCGAAAGAGACAATACCAAGGCCTTGGAAATTGCTGATGTGGTGCCTGTGTCAGTACGCAACGACCGCAACAAAACATTGCGCAACCTCAGCTACATGAAGCAGCAATATTTTACCGAACAGCACAAAGGACAAACCCGTACCGTGCTGTTTGAAGGGCATGAAAAAGGCGGCATGATGGAAGGCTATACCGACAACTACATCCGTATACAAACCCCCTTCCGTGCAGAGTGGGCCAACCAGTTGGTGGACTGGACGATTTAGGAAAATCTTTTTCTTATTCAATCATCCTGCTTTCTTAGAAAGCAGCAATCATTCTTTTTGCCAAAGCCAAACCGCGATGATCCAAAATTGCAACGCACTGAGGATGATTTTCCAATGGAGGCTGAGCCCGCCCACCAAGAGTACCATAAACGCCAGCGTACCCATGAGCACAATGCTGGTGCGGGTTTGCCAGCGGCGGGGCTTTGAGGCAAACACCGTGTACAGCATCAGCAGCTGTCCTAAAAAGGGCAGCAACACCAAAGGATGCATCAATGTATTTACGGTGTCTTTTTGCAGGGTAATGATTTGCCATTCTATCTGTGCTACAAAAGCATGCTGCCGTTTACCCCACTCGAGGTAAAGGCATAAAAAGAAAGCAACAAACCTACCCGTAATACTTTCACTGGCATACCGAAAGCTACTGCGGTTTGGCACGAGCAGGCATGAGAAATAACAGGATTTGCATTGACTAGAAAATATCTACCATCAACAGCAGCATTTTTATTGATTTGATACTTATACTTACATTGCTTAAGGATGAATGGAAATATTTCGAGAGTATTTATTATTGGTTTCAACGCCATCCCTATCATTGGAGCAGCCTTTTACGGCTGGATTCCATTTGATATTTTTTGGCTGTTTTGGGTAGAGACTTTAATCATTGGATTGTTTAACGCCTTGCGCATTCTACTGAGCCAAGGCAACGACAAGGCAATGCCTTTTACACAAGGACTGAAACATTGGAACGTAAAAAAATCATTCAAATACCTGATGACAAGGGTATTCATTTTTTTGTTTTATGCCCTATTCATCATCGTATTTATTGGTTTGCTCGCTAATCCAAATAAAACAGATACCGGATTTTTACAAACACTGGCATTTGCCAATCCTCTATTCAATCTGGCGTTGATATTGGCAGTAGTAGTTCAGTCCATTTACCTCATCAAAAATTTTTTAATGAGCAAAGCCTATTACTATGCCAGCCCCGACAGCTATGCAGCCATTTTTGATGCAAGACAAATAGTTATTCATATTGCAGTTGTTATTGGGGCGGTTGGTTCGGCGTTTCTATTCGACCACAGTTCGCCTCATAATTACGGTGCCATTTTTATGATGAGCATTTTGTGTGTAGCAAAATGCGTGTATGAATTGTTCTTTGTAAGCGACAACGATTTTCAGCAACTACCTTCTGGCAACATCACGATGTGATGCTTTGATTAAAATCGAACCGGGAAATGCTGTTTCACTTTAAAGTCTTTGCGAAACAAGGCGATGCCGATAAAAAATAAATCGATGGTCATGGTTACCCGTTCATCGGCTATTACCTGCTGCCACGCTTGTTCCATTTCGGCACTCCAGTGCACATCGTCGAATACCACGATGCTATATTCATGCAACAACGGATAAGCCTGTTCGAAATAACGAATGGTTGGCTCGTAGCGATGATTGCCATCAATGTACAGCAAATCGATGGGCGCTGATTGCTGCAGCAATGCAGGAAAAGTATCATCAAAATTGCCCACCACCTGATGGATGTTGTGTAGCTGCAATTGCTGAAAGCATTGTGTCGCCAGCTCCGCAATGGCCGGAGCACCTTCTAGCGTATGCAGTTGCTTTGTATGCGGCGATGATGCGAGGTAGGCACTGGTAACGCCCAATGAGGTACCGAGTTCTACAATGTTGTTGCAGGCGTAAAAACGGGCCATGCGATGCAGCAGTTGCGCAAATTTCTTCGGCTTCAAAGCAGCGGCAGCAATGGATTGCACACTGCGCTGTTTGGTAGCACCGGTTCGGCTGCCGGCACCAAAATCTTGAATCGTCAATACCTGCTCGTTGGCCAGCAACTGGCGGCGCCATTGCTCAATGGGTGTATAGCAATTGTATACCTTTTTGTCGTTCAGCACTTTGATGATGAACTCAAACACAAAAGGTGAATGCACACCGTGGCCTTGGCCATTGTGGGCATGCCAATAGTACTGCAGGTATTTTTTGCCTAACTGAAAAGCGTTGTACATCCTTGTGGCTTAGCCTTGTTTGCGTTCCCAAATTTCGATGGTATGCGGCAGTTTGTTTTTTTCATCCGGTGCAAAGTCTTGAGCTTTTACCAGCTGCCATTCGTCCCATTTCACCCCATCAAAAAACACATCGGCGTCATCATAACGGGCATGTACACGGGTAATGTAAATCCGTTCTGCTATCGTCAGCGATTCTTTGTAAATCTGACCACCACCAATCACGAAGATTTCCTTCGTGTGCAGCTGCCGGGCTTTTTCAATGGCATCAAACAAGTTGGCGCATACTTCGGCTCCTTCGGCCTTCCAATCGGGCTGGCGGCTGATAACAATATTGGCCCGGCCTTGTAAAGGTTTGCCCAACGATTCCCAGGTTTTACGCCCCATAATCACAGGCATAGCCCAGGTGGTGTTTTTAAAAAACTTCATGTCGTTGGGCAGGTGCCACAAGAGGTTGCCCTCTTTTCCGATGGCGTTGTTTTCGGCGGCGGCTACTATGATTGAGATTGTCATTTCTGATTGATTGAATGGTTGAAGCGTTAAGGAGTTGACTTGTTGACGAGGTGACGAGTTAACCACTTGATTACATCCCTATTCCTAATGAACTAATCAACGAGTCAACCTATCAACGTTCCTACACCTACACCGCCACCGGCGCTTTTATGCCCGGATGGCATTGATAGTTTTGCAACTCAAAATCGGCATAGGTAAAATCAAAAATGCTTTTTACCTCCGGATTGATACGCATGTGCGGCAAGGCAAATGGCGTTCGGCTCAACTGCAATTCGGCTTGCTCAAAATGGTTGCTGTACAAGTGCACGTCGCCAAACGTATGTACAAAGTCGCCGGGTTCCAGATTGCATACCTGCGCCATCATCATGGTGAGCAATGCATAAGAAGCAATGTTGAAAGGCACACCCAAAAACACATCGGCACTGCGCTGGTACAACTGGCAGCTCAGCTTGCCGTTGGCCACATAAAACTGAAACATATTGTGGCAGGGCATCAATGCCATCTTGGGTAGGTCGGCCACATTCCATGCACTCACAATGAGGCGGCGGCTATCGGGGTTGCGTTTGATTTCTTCCACCACCCAGCTCAACTGATCCACGGTTTGACCGTCGGCACCTTCCCAGCTGCGCCATTGCTTGCCATACACCGGTCCGAGGTTGCCTTCGGCATCAGCCCATTCATCCCAAATGCTTACGCCGTTTTCTTTCAGGTATTGAATATTGGTTTCGCCTTTAATGAACCAAAGCAGCTCATGTATGATAGACTTGAGGTGTACTTTTTTAGTAGTGACCAACGGAAAGCCTTCGGCCAGATTGAAACGCATTTGATACCCAAATACGCTGCGGGTGCCCGTGCCGGTGCGGTCTTGCTTATCGGTGCCGTTTGCAATGATATGTCGGAGTAAATCGTGGTATTGTAGCATGGGCGCAAGTTATTGCTTTCGGGCAGGCAGCAGCCAAGCTTCTCCACCCCGTGAAATGAATGTGGAGAATGCAACTCTTCTCCGAAATGATTGTTAATGCTATGACAATCAACGGCATTTAGCAAATCCTCAACGCCGCATGGCACAAAACTTGAATAATTTACCCCAACAGGCAGGCGATACAGACAGCTGTAGGTTTGTACCCTGCATGTATTAACTTAAAGCACATTATCAAATTCACCCTCTATGAAAAAATCCTTTCTCGCAGCCGGAGTTGCTGCCATCCTGAGCCTTGCTGCCACACAAACACAAGCTCAAGTATCGCTGGGCCTCAAAGGCGGTGCCAACGTGAGCAACCTCAACGGTCTTACCGTCAACAATTTTGAAACCAATGCAACCGTTGGTTTTCACATTGGTGGCTACGCTGCTTTCAATCTCGGCCGCAACTTTGCCATCCAGCCCGAACTCATGTATTCCACACAAGGTGCCAAGCTGGAAAACTCCACTTCTTCCGAAAACCTGAAGCTGAATTATTTCAATGTACCGGTGATGGCCAAGTTCATTACCAACAGCGGCTTTTACTTTGAAGCTGGTCCGCAAGTGGGTTTCCGTACTGGCGACGTTACCATCAACAGTAGCCAGGAAGACCTGAAATCAGGCGATTTCAGCGTAGCCGGCGGTCTCGGTTTTGTAGGTAAAAAACAAGGCTTCGGACTCGGTGCCCGCTACAACGTAGGTGTTTCAAAAATTGGTGATGCCAACTCTACCGCTATTCAAAACGCCGATTACAAAAACGGTGTACTCCAAATAAGCCTCTACATGCGGTTGTTTGGTGGGGGTAAACTCAAAAAATAACGCCCACGCATTGTTGCTACAGCATAAAAAATCCCGCCAGCATTTGTTGGCGGGATTTTTTTGCCCCTGTTGTTCGCCTGACCAACAGGGAAAGTAGTAATTACATGATATGCAGCTTTCAACTTTGCTTTGTTTGTCGGGCGACCAACAAAGGCGCAAATGCTTATTTCACACCACGGCGAATGATTTCCTTTTTGATAAACATGAGCTCACGGCCGGTTTGACCACCTACGCTGCTGTTTTCCTGAGCACGGCGCATGAGGTATGGAATCACTTCTTCAATAGGACCAAACGGCAGGTATTTGCTCACATTACAACCGGCCTTAGCGAGGTTGAACGTGATGTTGTCGCTCATGCCAAACAGCTGGCTAAAATGTACCCGCTCATGGTTAATGGGTAACCCTTTTTTCTGCAGTAAATCCACCGCCAGTTTATTGCTGTGTTCGTTGTGTGAAGCCAAAATCAACGAGCACTGGTCAAGGTGATCGATGCAGAGTTGTACTGCTTCATCGTAGTCGCGGTCGGTACTTTCTTTATCGGGCTGAATGGGCGAAGGATAGCCCATGTCTTCGGCACGTTTGCGTTCTTTTTCCATGTAAGCGCCACGCACCAGCTTGGCACCCACCACAAAGCCCCGCTCCTTACCAGCTTCCATCATGCTGCGCAAAAAAGCCAACCGGTCGTGGCGATACAGCTGCAGCGTGTTGTACACCAAACAAACGCCCTTGTTGTATTTGTCCATCATCAGCATTACCAACGCATCCACGGGATCTTGTATCCACGTTTCTTCGGCGTCAATGAGTACGCCCATGTTTTGCGCCATCGCATGTTGGCAAATGCTTTCTGTACGGGCCACTACCCGGTTCCACTCTTCCCTTTCCTGCGGGGTAAGCTGGCTGAGTGCTGCTTCATATCGCTTAACCAAGGTACTGGTAGAACGATGCATGAAGTCATCGAGTTTTTCGAGCAATGCAAAGCGGGCAATGCCGGTCACTTTTACACTCATGAAAGGAATATTGGGCTGCGTACCTGCATAGTCAATCACGTTGATGAACTGCTGCATGGTATGGTCGAAGCTGCTTTCTTCCTGTCCGCCTTCGGCGCCATAATCCAATATTACCTGTACATGGTGCTGCCCCAGCAAATCCACCACAGGTTTGGTTTCTTCGAGTGTTTCGCCACCTACAAATTGTTTGAAAATGGTTTTGCGGATGATGCCTTTTATAGGCAAACCACTTTTGATAGCCCAGGGTGTAATGCGGGTACCCAGCTCTACCAACCACTGATAGCCCATGCTGCTAAACAAAAACTGGGCTTGTTTCAGGTCTTTGTCCGACTTGTATTTGAAGGCGTTTTCGGTGTTCTCAAAATTGAGGGTCACCTTTTGTACGGTTGTATCCATAAAATATCAGGCTGCAAGTTGAGGCTGCAAAATAAGCGGAAACAGCAGAACCGAAACCTGACGAAGCACAGGTGTGGGAAAACGCAGGCACTTGCTGCTACAAAAAACCGAGGCGGTAACTAAAACACAATGCGGCCATCGAGTTTTTCCAACTGTCCGCTCATAGCATCGCCCAGCGGTATGCTTGCTTTCAACTGCTTGCCGTTGGTGCTGGCATTGCCGATATTCGATTCTTTGATGTTGGCTGGCGCATCAACTTTCAATACATAATTGGCGTTGGGCATCATTGCAAACATGGCTGACATGGATGGATCTGCGGCCTTATCTTCAGCCATCATTTCCGTACGGCGCAGGAGTTCTCCATTTTGCAGCGCATAATGCATCACCTGCGGAAAAAATGCACCCAAACCCGGCGTTCCTTCTTGCCCGGCCATATTACCCACTTTGGGTAAATACTGCATCATATAGGCAATCTCATCCAGTTGATTGAACTGCAATGAAAAATTGAAAATGAAAACAGAATCTTCTTCACTGGCTTTGATGCTGGAGGTCACTCTTTCCCAAAATGCAGGATTCTCCAACCCAGCTTTAACCGCTTCTGCTTTCAGGTTGATCGATCGTATCCACATTGCCCAATGCTTTCATGGGATTGTCTTCTCCACCCGCTTGCTCCAGCAGCGCTTTGGCTGTGGGGGCTTTGTACATGCCACTCATGTCGATGCTGATGGTGAACAGACCGCTGCCATCTTTGCGCAGTTGCAGCCATTCTTCAATTTCCAAACAACTGGTGCAGCTAAAAGCCAACAATACGAGCAAAGCGAGGATGGGACGATTCATGTGATGAAACTGATTTGAGGAAAACAAATATTCCGTTTTTCATTGGAATTAAATGGAAGGCAGTTTATTGCAACTCAAATTATTTACGATGCAACTCTCCCTTGCTCAAATTGCCATTGTAGTACATGATTACGACGAAGCCATTGCCTTTTATTGCGGAAAGCTGGGCTTTACCCTCATAGAAGACACGGTAATGAGTGCCAGCAAACGTTGGGTAGTGGTATCGCCCAACGATGGTAACGGTTGCAGATTGCTGCTGGCAAAAGCTGCTAATGAAGAACAGGCCAGCCGGGTGGGCAATCAAACCGGTGGCAGGGTGTTTCTTTTCTTGCACACCAGCAACTTTGATGCGATGTATAACAGGCTGCTAGAGCAGCAAATCACCATTGTACGACCACCCTCCAGCGAAGCATACGGACGGGTTTGTGTGTTTGCCGATGGCTACGGCAACCTCTGGGATTTGATTGAACCTGCAGAATGATGCTTTTCAAAACATGAGTTACGATACTGCACAGGCCAGGAAGCCTGCACAAGGTCAGCGGTAATCCTAAATCATCTGCGATAATCCGCGTCCCGTTTGCATTTACTGCAAATACTCCTTCGCCATTACATCATACAATTCCAACAGTTGATTGCTTTGGCCTTTGTCGTCGAAAAACTTTTCCCAGGTGCTGAGCGGTTCCCAAATGCAAGTGCCCTTGCCCCTGCCACCGGGCACAGAAAATGCCAGCTTGTTCACCTCCGTTTTTCGGTGCGAATATTCCACCACCATCACATCTTTCTGAAACTGCTTCGACAGCAATGCCAGGCTGTTTTCCAAATCGCTGAGCGTACCATGCCAGCGTGGATAGTATGACAATCCAATCACATCAAAATGAACACCACGGCGTTGCATTTCCTGCACAAAAAAAGCGGCTTCATCGTATTGGCCACCGAGTGCCACATGCATCATCATGATGGTATTAGGTGCTACTGTTTTTACCGCCGCTGTGCCAGCCATCAGCAACTGCGCCAGGCTATCCGGGTGTTGAATATTGCCTTCGGGCCACACAATACCATGATTGATTTCGTTGCCCACCTGCACCATATCGGGCAACGTGTTTTGGGCTTTCAATGCTTCCATCACAGTTTTGGTGTAGTTGTACAAAGAGGTTTGCAACGTGCTAAAATCCTGTCCTTTCCATGCCGCAGGTTTGTATTGTTTGCCGGGATCAGCCCAATAATCACTGTAATGAAAATCGAGCAGGAGTTGCAGACCCGCTGCCTTCACCCGCTTGGCCATGGCCAGTGTATTTTTTAAATCGCAAAAGCCTTGTTGGGGAGAATATCCGCCTTCATTAGCTGGCTCATTAAAAACACGTAGCCGTACATAGTTAATCCCATGATCTTTCAAAATAGCAATGGCATCTTTCTCCACGCCTTTGTCGCTAAAACGCATACCCTTGG
The Phnomibacter ginsenosidimutans genome window above contains:
- a CDS encoding proline dehydrogenase family protein, producing MDTTVQKVTLNFENTENAFKYKSDKDLKQAQFLFSSMGYQWLVELGTRITPWAIKSGLPIKGIIRKTIFKQFVGGETLEETKPVVDLLGQHHVQVILDYGAEGGQEESSFDHTMQQFINVIDYAGTQPNIPFMSVKVTGIARFALLEKLDDFMHRSTSTLVKRYEAALSQLTPQEREEWNRVVARTESICQHAMAQNMGVLIDAEETWIQDPVDALVMLMMDKYNKGVCLVYNTLQLYRHDRLAFLRSMMEAGKERGFVVGAKLVRGAYMEKERKRAEDMGYPSPIQPDKESTDRDYDEAVQLCIDHLDQCSLILASHNEHSNKLAVDLLQKKGLPINHERVHFSQLFGMSDNITFNLAKAGCNVSKYLPFGPIEEVIPYLMRRAQENSSVGGQTGRELMFIKKEIIRRGVK
- a CDS encoding VOC family protein; the protein is MQLSLAQIAIVVHDYDEAIAFYCGKLGFTLIEDTVMSASKRWVVVSPNDGNGCRLLLAKAANEEQASRVGNQTGGRVFLFLHTSNFDAMYNRLLEQQITIVRPPSSEAYGRVCVFADGYGNLWDLIEPAE